The genomic DNA CTATCGCCTGCAGCAATTGTACTTACGGGTTTTATTGTCGGAACTTTATATTTTTTGGAATAATTTTTTGTGTGCAATGAAACACCATTTTTATTTGCGGTGTAAATAAGATTTGAACAATTATTTTTTTGGATGAAATCAAAAGTTTTTTCAGAATTAGTTGTATTAAAAATATGGTTGAAATCCTCATCAGAGCCGCGAATAATATCGGCAAGAGAAATACTTTTTAGAATATACGGTTTGATTTTTTTTATATCAAGCAAGTTGGAAATTCTGTAATTTGGGTCATAAATAATTATTGCTTTTTTCTGTTTGGCTTTTTTTAAAAAATCATTAATTATATTCCAAATTTCTTTTGAAATTGCATATAAAGAACCGAACAAAATAATATCATCTTTTTTTATTTCAGGAAAATTAATTGCTAATCTTTTTTCTGGATAATTTTTGTAAAAAGAATAATTTGCATTATTTTCTTCATTGAGAAAACCTAAAGCTAAAGGAGTTTTCCCATTATCAAATTTGTAAACGTGGTCAATATTTA from Bacteroidales bacterium includes the following:
- a CDS encoding PfkB family carbohydrate kinase; this encodes MRKVYCVGETVFDIIFKNSKPIEAKPGGSMLNTAVSLGRIKVPVNLISEYSKDSVGKLIDLFLKNNSVNIDHVYKFDNGKTPLALGFLNEENNANYSFYKNYPEKRLAINFPEIKKDDIILFGSLYAISKEIWNIINDFLKKAKQKKAIIIYDPNYRISNLLDIKKIKPYILKSISLADIIRGSDEDFNHIFNTTNSEKTFDFIQKNNCSNLIYTANKNGVSLHTKNYSKKYKVPTIKPVSTIAAGDSFNAGLIYSILKNKISLEKINSIKPEMWNEVIKTSIDFATDVCLSYENYISKEFVFKT